From Rhodanobacteraceae bacterium, a single genomic window includes:
- a CDS encoding type II toxin-antitoxin system VapC family toxin: protein MLALDTNVLVRLLVADDAAQARRAEQLISTEQATGRPVLLSLLVMLETEWVLRSRYELPKERIADAFTALLETEALLIEDEDALARALYRWRRQNCGLADCLIAERHRSLGASATVTFDRLPAKRSGMQLLPP from the coding sequence GTCCGCCTGCTGGTTGCGGACGATGCCGCGCAAGCCCGGCGCGCCGAGCAGTTGATCTCTACCGAACAGGCCACCGGCCGCCCAGTGCTGCTGTCGCTGTTGGTGATGCTGGAAACCGAGTGGGTGCTGCGCAGCCGCTACGAGTTGCCGAAGGAGCGCATCGCCGACGCCTTCACCGCGCTGCTGGAAACCGAGGCCCTGCTGATCGAGGACGAAGATGCTTTGGCGCGCGCGTTGTATCGCTGGCGCCGCCAGAACTGCGGCCTCGCCGATTGCCTCATAGCCGAGCGTCACCGGTCACTCGGTGCCAGCGCCACCGTCACTTTCGATCGCCTGCCAGCCAAGCGATCGGGCATGCAGCTCCTGCCACCTTGA
- a CDS encoding HNH nuclease family protein produces the protein MSAKGPNHAKLDQIVAASRKAAEERGHGYREQALKMYPWICGRCGREFTRINLTELTVHHRNHDHDCNPPDGSNWELLCLYCHDNEHQRQIEHALGGGGLLDGAAKPAAATHNPFAALAGLIKK, from the coding sequence ATGTCCGCCAAAGGCCCCAACCACGCCAAGCTCGACCAGATCGTCGCCGCCAGCCGCAAGGCCGCCGAAGAGCGCGGGCACGGCTACCGCGAGCAGGCGCTCAAGATGTACCCGTGGATCTGCGGCCGCTGCGGCCGCGAGTTCACCCGCATCAACCTCACCGAGCTGACCGTCCACCACCGCAACCACGACCACGACTGCAACCCGCCCGACGGCAGTAACTGGGAACTCTTGTGCCTGTACTGCCATGACAACGAGCACCAGCGCCAGATCGAGCACGCGCTCGGTGGCGGCGGCCTGCTCGACGGCGCCGCCAAGCCGGCCGCGGCCACCCACAACCCGTTCGCGGCGTTGGCGGGGTTGATCAAGAAGTAG
- a CDS encoding ABC transporter ATP-binding protein/permease, translating to MTPATPNRATARRVFAELWPYAVQHRWRIALVLGLLGLAKVANLGVPIGFKAIVDALSPAEQALAVPVALLFGYGLLRLSAAVAGEMRTILFARVHIGARRQAALQTFRHVHNLGLRFHLERRTGGLSRIIERGTGAIEDFLYYCVITIAPTLFEVAIATAFLLYAYPNIFAVATLVTLAIYVVVTIVITEWRTRYYRRMHEADNEAAARAVDSLLNYETVKYFANEEYEAKRYDEQLGRWQAAAEKSWFTLGVLNASQAIVIATGLTVLMILAAREVAAGRMTIGDLVLVNTLLIQLFVPLNILGMMYRDIKQALTDMQRMFELIGETREIVDVADAPALAVRGGSIRFEDVGFAYDPRRSILHGVSFEVPAGHTIAVVGASGAGKSTLARLLYRFYDVGSGAIRIDGQDLRAVSQHSLRHAIGIVPQDTVLFNDTLYSNIAYGRPEASREEIIAAAKAAQIHEFIERLPDGYDTVVGERGLKLSGGEKQRVAIARTILKNPPILLFDEATSALDTATEREIQAQLDAIAKNRTTLVIAHRLSTVVGADQILVMDAGRVVERGTHDELLAHDGAYAKLWALQQAEAEAA from the coding sequence ATGACCCCAGCCACCCCCAACCGCGCCACCGCCCGCCGGGTGTTCGCCGAACTCTGGCCGTATGCGGTGCAGCACCGCTGGCGCATCGCGCTGGTGCTGGGCCTGCTTGGGCTGGCCAAGGTGGCCAATCTCGGCGTGCCGATCGGCTTCAAGGCGATCGTCGATGCGCTCAGTCCCGCGGAGCAGGCGCTGGCGGTGCCGGTGGCGCTGCTGTTCGGTTACGGCCTGCTCAGGCTCTCCGCGGCGGTGGCGGGCGAGATGCGCACCATCCTGTTCGCGCGGGTGCACATCGGCGCGCGGCGGCAGGCTGCGCTGCAGACCTTCCGCCATGTGCACAACCTCGGGCTGCGCTTCCACCTGGAGCGACGCACCGGGGGGCTGAGCCGGATCATCGAGCGCGGCACCGGGGCGATCGAGGACTTCCTCTACTACTGCGTGATCACGATCGCGCCGACCCTGTTCGAGGTGGCCATCGCCACCGCCTTCCTGCTGTACGCCTACCCCAACATCTTCGCGGTGGCCACACTGGTCACGCTGGCGATCTACGTGGTGGTCACCATCGTCATCACCGAGTGGCGCACGCGCTACTACCGGCGCATGCACGAGGCCGACAACGAAGCGGCCGCGCGCGCGGTCGACAGCCTGCTGAACTACGAGACGGTCAAGTACTTCGCCAACGAGGAGTACGAGGCCAAGCGCTACGACGAGCAGCTCGGGCGCTGGCAGGCGGCGGCGGAGAAGAGCTGGTTCACGCTCGGCGTGCTGAATGCCTCGCAGGCGATCGTGATCGCCACCGGGCTGACCGTGCTGATGATCCTGGCCGCGCGCGAGGTTGCCGCCGGGCGCATGACCATCGGCGACCTGGTGCTGGTCAACACCCTGCTGATCCAGCTCTTCGTGCCGCTGAACATCCTCGGCATGATGTACCGCGACATCAAGCAGGCGCTGACCGACATGCAGCGCATGTTCGAGCTGATCGGCGAGACCCGCGAGATCGTCGATGTGGCCGACGCGCCGGCGCTGGCGGTGCGGGGCGGCTCGATCCGCTTCGAGGACGTCGGCTTCGCCTACGATCCGCGCCGCAGCATCCTGCACGGGGTCAGCTTCGAAGTGCCGGCCGGCCACACCATCGCCGTGGTCGGCGCCAGCGGCGCGGGAAAAAGTACCCTGGCGCGTCTGCTGTACCGCTTCTACGACGTCGGCAGCGGCGCCATCCGCATCGACGGCCAGGATTTGCGCGCGGTCAGCCAGCACTCGCTGCGGCACGCCATCGGCATCGTCCCGCAGGACACCGTGCTGTTCAACGACACCCTGTATTCGAACATCGCCTACGGCCGCCCCGAGGCCAGCCGCGAGGAGATCATCGCGGCGGCGAAGGCGGCCCAGATCCATGAGTTCATCGAGCGCCTGCCGGACGGCTACGACACCGTGGTCGGCGAGCGCGGCCTCAAGCTCTCCGGCGGCGAGAAACAGCGCGTGGCGATCGCCCGCACCATCCTGAAGAACCCGCCGATCCTGCTGTTCGACGAAGCCACCAGCGCGCTCGACACCGCCACCGAGCGCGAGATCCAGGCGCAGCTGGACGCGATCGCGAAGAACCGCACCACGCTGGTCATCGCGCACCGGCTGTCGACGGTCGTCGGCGCCGACCAGATCCTGGTGATGGACGCCGGCCGCGTGGTCGAGCGCGGCACCCACGACGAGCTGCTCGCGCACGACGGCGCCTACGCCAAGCTCTGGGCCCTGCAGCAAGCCGAGGCCGAGGCGGCCTGA